One stretch of Muribaculum intestinale DNA includes these proteins:
- a CDS encoding L-threonylcarbamoyladenylate synthase: protein MDKSCDSYMYGVDIVRACEVLRRGGIILYPTDTVWGIGCDAADSTAVRRIYEIKRRVDSKALILLVADGDMMRAHAAPLPDVVSQMIANPDERPTTMVIDGGRDLAPEVLAADGSVGMRIPREEFVSALCREFGRPLVSTSANVSGEPAAANFSDISSSIIKAVDYVCTSRRDEVSESSPSRVIKIDCNGQITVLRP from the coding sequence ATGGATAAAAGTTGCGATTCCTATATGTATGGTGTTGATATCGTGCGTGCCTGCGAGGTATTGCGCAGGGGCGGCATTATATTATATCCGACCGATACGGTGTGGGGCATCGGGTGTGACGCAGCAGACAGCACTGCTGTAAGACGCATATATGAGATAAAGCGCCGGGTCGACAGCAAGGCTCTGATACTCCTCGTCGCAGATGGCGACATGATGCGTGCGCATGCTGCTCCGCTGCCCGACGTGGTATCGCAGATGATTGCCAATCCCGATGAGCGGCCGACCACTATGGTGATTGACGGTGGCAGAGACCTGGCCCCGGAGGTGCTTGCCGCTGACGGTAGCGTAGGTATGCGCATACCGCGCGAGGAGTTTGTCAGCGCTCTGTGCCGTGAGTTCGGACGTCCGCTTGTGTCCACGTCAGCCAATGTCAGTGGAGAGCCTGCAGCGGCAAATTTTTCTGATATATCATCTTCGATAATCAAAGCGGTAGACTATGTATGCACATCGCGTCGCGACGAAGTTTCAGAGAGTTCACCCTCGAGAGTGATAAAAATCGATTGTAACGGTCAAATTACAGTATTGCGCCCGTGA
- a CDS encoding D-alanine--D-alanine ligase family protein has protein sequence MKTNIGVIFGGRSTEHEISVISASQAMAAIDREKYDVTPIYITKQGHWYTGAPLFDVKNYRHIPELLKQCTEVYMRPVYGDYNLYPANPKGFFSSSAMKPVGKLDVVIPVLHGTNMEDGIFEGVLQTIGIPYAGCDVLSSANGMDKITMKMILRANDVPVVDYVWFTDKQWHTRRDALIEQIEDTLGYPVIIKPANLGSSVGIGSAHDRNQLKARIDDAERYSTRIIVEHMLADMQEINCSVLGDCDDYRTSVLEEPIKSGDFLTYEKKYMGGGKGSEGMQSSQKRIPAELPDDVTKEIQHLAGETFRVLSCHGVSRVDVMIDRTDGRIYVNEINTIPGSLSFYLWEATGLSFDKLMDELVKLALRRKREEGMKTVSYDQNIFNLTGGAKGGLKGAKA, from the coding sequence ATGAAAACCAACATAGGCGTGATATTCGGCGGACGAAGCACCGAACACGAAATCTCAGTGATATCGGCCTCGCAGGCCATGGCCGCAATCGACCGCGAAAAGTATGACGTGACACCGATATATATCACAAAGCAAGGGCACTGGTACACCGGCGCTCCGCTGTTTGACGTAAAGAACTACCGTCACATTCCGGAATTGCTGAAGCAGTGTACCGAGGTATACATGCGCCCCGTGTATGGCGATTACAATCTGTATCCGGCCAATCCGAAGGGATTCTTTTCGTCATCGGCCATGAAGCCTGTGGGCAAGCTCGATGTGGTGATTCCTGTGCTTCACGGAACCAATATGGAGGATGGTATTTTCGAGGGTGTGCTCCAGACCATAGGTATCCCTTATGCCGGATGCGACGTGCTTTCGTCGGCCAACGGCATGGACAAAATCACGATGAAGATGATACTTCGCGCCAATGATGTGCCTGTGGTGGATTATGTATGGTTTACCGACAAGCAGTGGCACACACGCCGCGACGCGCTTATCGAGCAGATTGAGGACACTCTGGGCTATCCGGTGATAATCAAGCCCGCCAACCTCGGCTCAAGCGTAGGTATCGGCTCAGCCCACGACCGCAATCAGCTGAAAGCACGCATAGATGATGCGGAGCGCTACTCGACACGCATAATCGTGGAGCATATGCTTGCCGACATGCAGGAAATCAATTGCTCGGTGCTCGGTGACTGCGACGACTACCGTACATCGGTGCTTGAGGAGCCTATCAAGAGCGGCGACTTCCTTACATATGAAAAGAAGTACATGGGCGGCGGAAAAGGCAGTGAGGGTATGCAATCGAGCCAGAAGCGTATTCCCGCCGAGTTGCCCGATGATGTGACCAAAGAGATACAGCATCTTGCCGGAGAAACGTTCCGCGTGCTTTCTTGCCACGGAGTAAGCCGTGTCGACGTGATGATCGACCGTACCGACGGACGGATTTATGTAAATGAAATCAATACCATTCCCGGTTCTCTGTCGTTCTATCTGTGGGAGGCTACCGGGCTCAGCTTTGACAAGTTGATGGACGAGCTTGTGAAGCTCGCTCTGCGGCGTAAGCGTGAGGAGGGTATGAAGACAGTGTCATACGACCAGAATATATTCAATCTTACCGGTGGAGCCAAAGGCGGCCTGAAAGGAGCCAAGGCGTAA
- a CDS encoding alanine/glycine:cation symporter family protein: MDIINTINDILWSYLLIAILLGAGLYFTIRLKGVQFRLSGEMVRLLLNSGTNRQHSESAPIGHRRISSFQAFAVSLASRVGTGNIAGVGIAIAVGGPGAVFWMWVVALLSSANAFVESTLAQLFKVKGKNSFCGGPAYYIQKGTGRRWWATTFAILITITFAFAFSSVQSNTIAIALHGSFGWSRMWIGIVLTALTLLVICGGIQRIARINEIVVPAMALLYIALALYVIVVRIEYFPHVMKMIFENAFGINQAVGGSLGMAMIMGVKRGLFSNEAGEGSTPNAAATATISHPVKQGLIQTLGVYVDTLIVCTATAFIILCSGMFDSGLTGIELTQAALSEEVGIAATVFVAIAIMLFGFTSIIANYYYGENNLDFIHRSRHCRYILRISSAALVMVGSVVSLDIVWTLADITMGLMTLCNIAAILVLGRYARLCLDDYLSQLRQGKDPVYRKETIREIADQTECW; this comes from the coding sequence ATGGATATAATCAATACAATCAATGATATTCTCTGGAGCTATCTGCTGATAGCAATCCTGCTTGGTGCGGGATTGTATTTTACCATACGACTTAAAGGTGTACAGTTTCGCCTATCCGGAGAGATGGTAAGACTGCTTTTGAACTCAGGTACAAACCGACAACACTCGGAGTCGGCGCCTATCGGACACCGGCGCATCAGTTCGTTTCAGGCATTCGCTGTATCTCTGGCAAGCCGTGTAGGCACAGGCAATATAGCCGGAGTAGGCATAGCCATCGCTGTAGGTGGCCCAGGAGCAGTGTTCTGGATGTGGGTTGTAGCACTGTTAAGTTCTGCCAACGCCTTTGTTGAGTCAACACTTGCCCAGCTGTTCAAGGTGAAAGGGAAAAACTCATTCTGCGGCGGCCCTGCGTATTACATACAGAAAGGCACAGGGCGACGGTGGTGGGCTACAACATTTGCGATACTGATTACAATCACTTTTGCATTTGCATTCAGCTCAGTACAAAGCAACACCATTGCAATAGCCCTACACGGCAGTTTCGGGTGGAGCCGTATGTGGATAGGCATCGTGCTTACCGCACTCACCCTTTTGGTTATCTGCGGAGGCATACAGCGCATAGCTCGTATCAACGAAATAGTGGTACCGGCAATGGCTCTGCTTTACATCGCTCTCGCGCTTTATGTAATAGTAGTGCGCATCGAATACTTCCCCCATGTGATGAAAATGATTTTTGAAAATGCATTCGGCATCAATCAGGCTGTCGGAGGTTCTCTCGGAATGGCAATGATAATGGGTGTGAAACGCGGACTTTTCAGCAATGAAGCAGGCGAGGGTTCTACTCCGAATGCCGCCGCCACAGCTACTATAAGCCATCCTGTAAAGCAAGGGCTGATACAGACTCTTGGCGTATATGTCGACACGCTGATTGTATGCACAGCCACAGCTTTCATAATACTTTGCAGCGGGATGTTTGATAGCGGCCTTACCGGTATAGAGCTTACCCAGGCCGCCCTTTCCGAAGAGGTAGGAATAGCCGCTACCGTTTTTGTTGCAATAGCCATAATGCTCTTCGGATTTACAAGCATAATCGCAAATTATTATTACGGCGAAAACAACCTTGATTTCATACACCGTAGCCGGCATTGTCGCTACATATTACGCATTTCAAGCGCGGCATTGGTGATGGTAGGCTCTGTGGTATCGCTCGACATAGTGTGGACGCTGGCCGACATAACCATGGGACTAATGACATTGTGCAACATAGCCGCCATACTTGTGCTCGGACGGTATGCACGCCTATGCCTTGATGACTATCTCAGTCAACTCCGCCAGGGGAAAGACCCCGTATACCGCAAGGAGACCATACGCGAGATTGCCGACCAGACCGAATGCTGGTAA
- a CDS encoding DUF4332 domain-containing protein, translating into MAYKIEQVEGIGESYAAKLREAGINTTDDLLEKCATRSGREKVAEATGISGKLILKWTNHADLFRIKGVAGQFAELLEAAGVDTVKELRHRVADNLAPKLVAINDEKNLCNRVPSVTEIQRMIDHAKELEPIVSY; encoded by the coding sequence ATGGCATACAAGATTGAACAGGTGGAAGGCATAGGCGAATCTTATGCCGCCAAACTAAGGGAAGCCGGTATCAACACCACGGATGATTTGCTCGAAAAATGTGCCACCCGAAGCGGACGTGAGAAAGTGGCTGAGGCAACAGGCATCAGTGGTAAACTGATACTTAAATGGACCAACCACGCCGATTTGTTCCGTATAAAAGGTGTCGCCGGCCAGTTTGCCGAACTGCTTGAAGCCGCAGGAGTGGATACGGTAAAGGAACTGCGCCATCGTGTGGCCGATAATCTCGCGCCCAAACTTGTGGCTATCAACGATGAGAAGAATCTATGCAACCGCGTGCCATCTGTGACCGAGATACAGCGCATGATTGACCACGCTAAAGAACTTGAGCCGATTGTAAGCTACTGA
- a CDS encoding sugar transferase has product MQRHRLIYITVDFLTTGVAVLLYNTLRYYIDSGVRHGSLCEFLCDSSVVLEQALFPILMIGIYWLSGYYNNVFLKSRSQELGCTILSTLAGTCVFFALALINNVEHRRMIIYLNTAYLWGLLFVIVYAGRSIITAYVRREVYSGKWMRNTMIVGDGDAAEVMASRLRDESQWSGMRILGCLSADDDFMHQVEVRRLDCLVVMPHDGDATVAMDIICRILPLGIDVLTPPDLYRMLTSQMRIDKIAGEPLVNIGHARASESSLNVKRLCDIVFGTLGLVISAPIILVLGLAIRRDSPGPAIFSQERIGKNKKPFTIYKLRSMRANAEINGPELSAPDDSRVTRIGHFIRKYRIDELPQFWNVVRGDMSLVGPRPERAYYVEKIMERAPYYTLLQQVRPGLTSLGMVKYGYAGDIDAMLQRLRYDLMYLENISFSTDFKIMIYTIRTVITGKGV; this is encoded by the coding sequence ATGCAACGTCATAGACTGATATATATAACTGTCGATTTTCTTACGACGGGTGTTGCTGTATTGCTTTACAATACATTGCGCTATTATATTGATAGTGGAGTAAGGCACGGATCCTTGTGCGAGTTTTTGTGTGATTCCAGCGTTGTACTTGAGCAGGCATTGTTCCCGATTCTTATGATAGGGATATATTGGCTGTCGGGCTACTACAATAATGTGTTTCTGAAGTCGCGTTCCCAGGAGTTAGGTTGCACCATTCTGTCCACTCTTGCCGGCACCTGCGTCTTTTTTGCATTGGCTCTGATAAACAATGTTGAGCACCGGCGCATGATAATTTATCTCAACACCGCATATCTGTGGGGGCTGCTTTTTGTCATTGTCTACGCCGGTCGCTCGATTATAACGGCATATGTGCGTCGCGAGGTCTATTCCGGGAAATGGATGCGCAACACAATGATTGTCGGCGATGGCGATGCCGCCGAGGTTATGGCATCGCGCTTGCGCGATGAGAGCCAATGGAGCGGGATGCGCATACTCGGCTGTCTTTCGGCAGATGATGACTTCATGCATCAAGTGGAGGTACGCAGACTTGACTGCCTTGTGGTTATGCCTCACGACGGAGATGCCACCGTAGCTATGGATATAATATGCCGCATACTGCCTCTTGGTATAGATGTGCTCACACCGCCGGATCTTTATCGTATGCTCACGTCTCAGATGCGTATCGACAAGATTGCCGGCGAGCCGTTGGTCAACATTGGACATGCCAGGGCCTCGGAGTCGTCATTGAATGTGAAACGCCTGTGTGATATCGTATTCGGCACTTTGGGGCTTGTGATTTCCGCGCCTATAATTCTTGTCCTCGGACTGGCTATACGTCGCGACTCGCCCGGACCGGCGATATTCTCTCAGGAGCGTATAGGAAAAAACAAGAAACCATTCACGATATACAAGCTAAGGTCGATGAGAGCCAATGCCGAGATTAACGGGCCGGAACTTAGCGCTCCCGATGACTCTCGTGTGACCCGTATCGGACATTTCATACGTAAATATCGTATCGACGAGCTGCCTCAGTTCTGGAATGTAGTGCGTGGCGACATGTCGCTCGTCGGTCCACGTCCGGAACGTGCATATTATGTTGAGAAAATCATGGAGCGTGCGCCCTATTATACATTGCTTCAGCAGGTGCGTCCCGGCCTTACTTCGCTTGGTATGGTCAAGTACGGATATGCCGGCGATATAGATGCGATGTTGCAACGTCTGCGCTATGACCTGATGTATCTTGAGAACATTTCGTTCTCCACCGACTTTAAAATAATGATATATACCATACGCACGGTCATTACCGGGAAGGGTGTATGA
- a CDS encoding cation diffusion facilitator family transporter, with translation MMPDHVHINGDYHDSKPPQIGDEGLRVARHVTWVGFVWNALLGTAKVVGGIVGNSGAVVADGIHSFSDFITDVIVLVMVTISHRKANSRYEYGHGKYETFASMLIAVLLVIVGIGILVDGIHKVILTVHGEELPRPGMIALVMCVASIVVKEWLYHYTRRAGERIHSGALVANAWHHRSDSFSSVATVAGVAGAMWLGSQFRVLDPIAAMVVSVFIIIVGIKMAIPAVRELLEEALPADMLSGIRKVIAATPGVDTYHHLRTRRNGSTIIIDVHLKVNPMLTVSRAHAIATDVERKLCETFGPSTIVTSHIEPYRGERILPDGSCAD, from the coding sequence ATGATGCCCGACCATGTACATATAAACGGAGATTATCACGATTCCAAGCCGCCGCAGATTGGTGACGAGGGATTGCGTGTGGCCCGTCATGTCACATGGGTGGGGTTTGTATGGAACGCCCTGCTCGGTACAGCCAAGGTAGTTGGTGGCATAGTCGGCAATTCAGGTGCAGTTGTGGCCGACGGCATACATTCGTTTTCCGACTTTATTACTGACGTGATTGTGCTCGTGATGGTGACTATAAGCCATCGCAAGGCCAACAGCCGCTATGAGTACGGCCATGGCAAGTATGAAACATTTGCATCGATGCTGATAGCGGTGCTGCTCGTAATCGTAGGCATTGGCATACTCGTCGACGGGATTCACAAAGTGATTCTTACTGTGCATGGCGAGGAACTTCCCCGGCCCGGCATGATTGCTCTTGTCATGTGTGTGGCCTCAATCGTTGTAAAGGAGTGGCTCTACCATTATACGCGTCGTGCGGGAGAGCGGATACACTCCGGAGCTCTTGTGGCCAATGCATGGCATCACCGCAGCGACAGTTTTTCATCTGTAGCCACGGTTGCGGGGGTAGCCGGGGCGATGTGGCTCGGCTCTCAGTTCAGGGTGCTCGATCCCATAGCCGCTATGGTAGTGTCGGTATTCATAATAATAGTGGGGATAAAGATGGCCATACCCGCAGTGCGTGAACTGCTTGAAGAAGCTCTTCCTGCCGACATGCTTAGCGGTATACGTAAGGTAATTGCTGCAACCCCCGGAGTGGACACATATCATCATCTGCGTACACGCCGCAATGGTTCGACCATAATAATTGATGTACACTTAAAGGTCAATCCCATGCTTACGGTAAGCCGGGCGCATGCTATTGCCACGGATGTAGAGCGGAAGTTGTGTGAAACGTTTGGTCCGTCTACTATAGTTACAAGCCATATCGAACCTTACCGCGGCGAACGCATCCTTCCCGATGGCTCCTGTGCCGACTGA
- a CDS encoding low molecular weight protein-tyrosine-phosphatase produces MNQSKLDKLRSRIDGIRPVKVLFVCLGNICRSPAGEGVLRSIVEENGADNDWVIDSAGTYGGHAGQLPDQRMRIHARRRGYELTHRARRFSPSDFDDFDIIVPMDSSNERNLRDMARTTEDIEKIIPMISFVGMATRYDHVPDPYYEGSEGFELVLDLLEDGCRNMFRQLAPSEH; encoded by the coding sequence ATGAACCAGTCAAAACTTGATAAACTCCGCAGCCGCATAGACGGCATACGTCCTGTAAAAGTATTGTTTGTATGCCTCGGCAATATATGCCGGTCGCCTGCCGGCGAGGGTGTGTTGCGTTCTATTGTAGAAGAAAACGGAGCAGATAACGACTGGGTAATTGACTCTGCCGGTACCTACGGCGGACATGCCGGACAACTGCCCGACCAACGCATGCGCATACACGCACGCCGTCGCGGATATGAACTCACACACCGTGCCCGCCGTTTCTCCCCGTCCGACTTCGATGATTTCGATATCATAGTGCCAATGGACAGTTCAAACGAGCGCAATCTGCGCGATATGGCACGCACAACCGAAGACATCGAAAAAATAATCCCTATGATTTCATTCGTCGGCATGGCCACACGCTACGATCACGTTCCCGACCCTTATTACGAAGGCTCGGAAGGTTTCGAGCTCGTGCTCGATCTGCTTGAAGACGGTTGCCGCAATATGTTCCGACAGCTCGCGCCATCGGAACATTGA
- a CDS encoding neutral zinc metallopeptidase, whose protein sequence is MRLDGRRQSSNISDRRGRSTGRTLGIGGGIVGAIIVAIITLMRGGGIGDIVSNVVNQGQGSYSYASQEYTPDAEDQRLAELASKVLAGTEDVWTEEFRRQGWGEYVCPKMVLYSGSIQSGCGNATSQVGPFYCSADQTVYIDLDFFKQMEQSIGASGDFAYAYVIAHEVGHHVQYLLGTLDEAHSAMSRLPESEANKISVRLELQADYYAGVWGNLDNKMFSSIEEGDVENAINAASKIGDDYLQRKAYGYEQPESFNHGRSSQRVRWLSGGISSGDPLRGDTFSPSYDYL, encoded by the coding sequence ATGAGACTTGACGGACGACGGCAGAGCAGCAATATCAGCGACAGACGCGGACGCTCTACAGGACGTACCCTCGGCATCGGGGGAGGTATAGTGGGTGCTATCATAGTTGCCATAATCACCCTTATGCGTGGCGGTGGTATCGGCGATATAGTTTCCAATGTCGTAAATCAGGGGCAGGGGTCGTACTCTTACGCCAGTCAGGAATATACGCCCGATGCCGAGGACCAGCGGCTTGCCGAGCTTGCCTCGAAAGTACTTGCCGGCACTGAAGATGTATGGACCGAGGAATTCCGCCGACAGGGGTGGGGCGAATATGTGTGTCCCAAGATGGTGTTGTATTCAGGTTCGATACAGTCGGGATGTGGTAATGCCACTTCCCAGGTAGGCCCGTTCTATTGTTCGGCTGACCAGACGGTATATATAGATCTCGATTTTTTCAAGCAGATGGAGCAGTCGATAGGAGCAAGCGGTGATTTCGCCTATGCTTATGTGATTGCCCATGAAGTAGGCCACCACGTGCAGTATCTGCTCGGCACCCTTGACGAGGCTCATTCTGCGATGTCGCGTCTTCCCGAGAGTGAGGCTAATAAAATCAGCGTCCGCCTTGAGCTACAGGCCGATTATTACGCCGGAGTGTGGGGTAATCTTGATAACAAAATGTTTTCTTCTATCGAGGAGGGTGATGTCGAGAATGCCATCAATGCAGCCTCAAAAATCGGTGATGACTATCTGCAGCGCAAGGCCTATGGCTATGAGCAGCCCGAAAGTTTCAACCACGGGCGGTCATCGCAGCGTGTGCGATGGCTTTCCGGTGGTATCTCCTCCGGCGATCCGCTGCGGGGCGACACTTTCTCTCCATCATATGACTATCTGTGA
- a CDS encoding MATE family efflux transporter: MTDSQEQKSISDLSTRPIGRLLWEYSMPAIVGMVVMSLYNVIDRIFIGRGVGAEAIAGLAITFPVMNISAAIGVLIGAGAAARVSIMLGQRDRRGAEEVLGNSTVLILVNAIVYLTFFAIFLDDILRLFGASDITLPYAHDFMAYLLPGMLIMNVMYSLNNVMRATGYPKQAMITMFIGAGCNVVLAPIFIFVLDMGIKGAAIATDISMTVGMIFVLAHFFNKKSTVHFRRGIYRLKWRIIIGIIGIGAAPSIINAASCAINILINRTLVDLGGDLAVGAAGIFSTFTSLLCMVVVGLCQGVQPILGYNYGAGHIDRMKRAFWLSVTIATAVTTAGCIFGLFTPKWIALAFTDNPELISVTVNSLEISMLAFWAVGFQIVSTTLFQSIGMAGKSIFLSLIRQVIFLIPLLITLPKTMGLDGVWASFPTSDAFATVVTLVMVIWQLRRMNRQHALKPME; this comes from the coding sequence ATGACCGACAGTCAGGAACAAAAATCCATATCCGATTTATCGACCCGCCCTATCGGACGTCTGCTATGGGAATACAGCATGCCCGCAATCGTGGGTATGGTGGTTATGTCGCTGTACAATGTAATCGACCGAATATTCATAGGCCGCGGCGTGGGCGCTGAGGCTATTGCCGGATTAGCCATCACATTCCCGGTAATGAACATCAGCGCTGCAATAGGCGTGCTCATAGGAGCCGGTGCCGCGGCAAGAGTGTCAATAATGCTTGGCCAGCGCGACAGGCGCGGTGCCGAGGAGGTGTTGGGCAACTCTACTGTGCTCATACTCGTAAACGCAATTGTCTACCTCACATTTTTTGCCATATTTCTGGATGACATATTAAGGCTGTTCGGCGCCTCGGATATCACTCTGCCCTATGCCCATGACTTTATGGCATACTTGCTTCCGGGAATGCTGATAATGAACGTCATGTACTCGCTCAACAATGTAATGAGGGCTACCGGATATCCTAAACAGGCAATGATAACCATGTTTATCGGCGCAGGATGCAATGTAGTGCTCGCTCCCATATTCATCTTTGTGCTCGACATGGGTATCAAGGGGGCGGCAATTGCCACAGACATATCAATGACTGTAGGCATGATATTCGTGCTCGCCCACTTCTTTAATAAGAAATCGACAGTACATTTCCGCCGCGGAATATACCGTCTGAAATGGCGCATCATAATTGGCATAATTGGCATCGGCGCTGCACCGAGTATCATCAACGCGGCATCATGTGCAATAAACATACTGATAAACCGCACTCTTGTAGATCTCGGAGGAGACCTCGCCGTAGGTGCCGCAGGCATATTTTCTACATTTACCTCGCTTCTGTGCATGGTAGTCGTGGGGCTGTGTCAAGGCGTACAGCCCATTCTCGGCTACAACTATGGTGCGGGCCATATCGACCGAATGAAACGCGCATTCTGGCTCTCGGTAACGATTGCCACGGCCGTAACTACTGCCGGATGTATATTCGGTCTCTTCACCCCTAAGTGGATTGCACTTGCATTTACCGACAATCCCGAGCTTATATCTGTCACTGTAAACAGTCTTGAGATATCAATGCTGGCATTTTGGGCTGTTGGATTTCAGATTGTATCGACTACGCTGTTCCAGTCTATCGGCATGGCCGGCAAATCTATATTTCTTAGTCTCATCAGACAGGTAATATTCCTGATACCGCTGTTGATAACACTTCCCAAGACTATGGGCCTCGACGGTGTATGGGCTTCGTTTCCTACATCCGATGCCTTTGCAACGGTAGTGACTCTAGTAATGGTAATATGGCAACTGCGACGCATGAACCGCCAACATGCGCTTAAGCCAATGGAATAA
- a CDS encoding chloride channel protein, translating into MNPVLHNISTTGNAWFYRLLMWREKHIKEKNFVLFLALIVGIVCGFAALAFKWLIHYISSSLLLNIDITGGNYLYLVYPLIGILIVSCYVRYVVRDDISHGVTKVLFAISQNKSRLKPHNCYTSVVAASITIGFGGSVGSEGPIVYTGSAIGSTLGQMFRLSPRLLMILVGCGAAAGVAGIFKAPLSGALFTLEVLMLDLTTVSVMPLLISSVSAASVAYIFTGYDVQFFFTQSENFLTVRIPFAILLGIVCGFASLYFIRVMAMMEGFYGKIKNPWMRAAIGGSILAVLIFIFPPLYGEGYDVITSMINGDTASVADGSIFYADRNVVWIIGLYIAGLCLAKAFATSSTNGAGGVGGTFAPSLYMGCMTGFFFAYFLNHIGLGFDLSVKNFALMGMAGVMSGVMHAPLMAIFLTAELTGGYDLFLPLLIVSTISYGTIKIFEPYSIYAIRLAKRGELLTHHKDKSVLRLLKVNNVIENDFKPVSPEMNLKQMVDVISQSSRNLFPVLDGEGRLMGIVLLDDIRNIMFRPDLYKKMYVSKFMTTPPATIQVGDTMESVMKTFDRTSAWNLPVVEDGKYIGFVSKSKIFNSYRRVLRHYSED; encoded by the coding sequence ATGAATCCAGTATTACATAACATATCGACCACAGGCAACGCATGGTTTTACCGTCTGCTCATGTGGCGCGAGAAGCATATAAAGGAAAAAAATTTCGTGCTTTTCCTTGCGCTGATAGTAGGTATCGTATGCGGCTTTGCAGCTCTGGCTTTCAAATGGCTGATACATTATATATCATCATCGCTTCTGCTCAATATCGATATTACCGGGGGCAACTATCTATATCTCGTATATCCTCTTATCGGCATTCTGATAGTGAGTTGCTATGTGCGATATGTGGTGCGCGACGACATATCGCATGGTGTCACCAAAGTGCTTTTTGCCATATCGCAGAATAAAAGCCGACTGAAGCCCCACAACTGTTATACATCGGTTGTGGCTGCATCGATTACTATCGGTTTCGGCGGTTCGGTAGGGTCGGAGGGACCGATTGTATATACCGGGTCGGCCATAGGCTCTACACTCGGACAGATGTTCAGACTATCGCCGCGACTTCTGATGATTCTGGTAGGATGCGGTGCCGCAGCCGGTGTTGCGGGAATCTTCAAGGCGCCTTTGTCGGGCGCACTGTTTACACTGGAGGTACTGATGCTTGATCTTACCACCGTTTCGGTAATGCCCCTTCTTATCTCGTCGGTGTCGGCAGCCTCTGTGGCATATATATTTACCGGCTACGATGTGCAGTTCTTTTTTACCCAGAGTGAGAACTTCCTTACAGTGCGCATACCGTTTGCCATACTTCTTGGTATAGTCTGTGGCTTTGCGTCGCTATACTTTATTCGTGTCATGGCCATGATGGAGGGATTCTACGGGAAAATCAAGAATCCCTGGATGCGTGCGGCTATCGGAGGCAGTATCCTTGCGGTACTTATCTTCATTTTCCCTCCGCTGTATGGCGAGGGATACGATGTGATTACATCGATGATCAACGGTGACACGGCATCAGTGGCCGACGGCTCGATATTTTATGCCGACCGCAATGTAGTGTGGATTATCGGACTCTATATTGCGGGTCTTTGTTTGGCAAAGGCGTTTGCCACATCGTCGACCAACGGTGCCGGCGGAGTAGGCGGTACATTTGCTCCGTCGCTCTACATGGGATGCATGACAGGCTTTTTCTTCGCGTACTTTTTAAATCACATCGGACTTGGATTTGACCTTTCGGTCAAAAATTTCGCTCTTATGGGCATGGCCGGAGTGATGTCGGGTGTAATGCATGCGCCACTTATGGCGATATTCCTTACTGCCGAGCTTACCGGAGGCTACGATCTATTCTTGCCATTGCTGATTGTGAGTACGATATCCTACGGTACAATAAAAATTTTCGAGCCATACAGCATTTATGCCATACGTCTGGCCAAGCGTGGCGAGCTCCTTACCCACCATAAGGATAAGTCGGTGCTCCGTCTGCTTAAAGTCAACAATGTAATTGAGAATGATTTCAAACCTGTAAGCCCGGAGATGAATCTCAAGCAGATGGTCGATGTAATATCGCAGTCATCGCGCAATCTTTTCCCGGTGCTTGATGGGGAGGGGCGGCTTATGGGCATCGTGTTGCTCGACGATATACGCAATATCATGTTCCGTCCCGATCTTTATAAGAAAATGTATGTCAGCAAGTTTATGACTACTCCTCCAGCTACGATACAGGTTGGTGACACAATGGAGAGCGTAATGAAGACATTCGACCGCACGTCGGCATGGAATCTACCTGTTGTAGAGGATGGTAAATACATTGGCTTTGTGTCTAAATCAAAGATATTCAATTCATACCGGCGTGTGCTGCGCCACTACAGCGAGGATTAG